The following nucleotide sequence is from Echeneis naucrates chromosome 5, fEcheNa1.1, whole genome shotgun sequence.
AAACATGCATTCTATTCAATGGTCGTTAGGGGGCGACTCCACCAGCTGTAGTCAGAAGTCAGATAGCTTTTTtatctatgggaaaatgtccctcctcctcctcagtaaacgttttcctgacgagtttattgtttttgtctctactttacagtcttcaatacaacatgatgttcatttttaaatgatgcttcATTTAGTGGGgaacagaccaggaaggaggggaggggttagggggcgggactactgtgtgactgacaggctgaaCCACTAACTCAAGTGGAGAGTAGGTCAGATCTACTGctcattcctcctcagcttcaccttctcaTCAAAATATGGTTTCTTCAGGTTTACAAAAAACATCATGGGGGAGGGGGTACAGTTGGTCCGAAACCTCAAAATTGATCAGTAAACAAAGGGTGAGTCATTTAACAATGCATTTTACCACCATCCAACTCTTACCTGTGCTTCTCTGTGAACTTCACCATCATGGGCGACAGCTCATACAGCACAAAGACGCCCGGCAGCCCCTGGTCTCCAATCAGCCCATTGGCCACTTTCTCATGCCTGGTGACGGAGAACTGATTGGTTTTCACCACCTGCAGAGACACATCCCCAGTGGGTACTGTCTGTGGTTCAGCTCTCAAGTTCGTTAATATAACAGTGATGACAATGTGAACTCACCTCTCCATCGGCCTTCACGTAGATGGTCGGGACAATCTTCACAAAGTACTGGTACATCATGGAGGCTGAAGATAAAACAGATGTAAGGCAGGGGATTAAGAGCACTCCTCTACAGAGCCTGGACATTTTTTGAGGTGTGAACTAGCTGATGTTGTTGTCCTGGGGCTCCAAAGACCTTATTGAGTTGTTAAGTGACCCTTAGTTTGACTAAAAGGCTCCAGGTGATACCTAAATACAGATATCAAATAAATATCTTCGGTAATCAATgtagaaaaaatataaacaaatgtaaacataGACAGAAAAAGTTAAACcgttttatttcaaaagtaaTAATTTAACTCTCCCACACTCACTGGTCACCTTGCTTTATCTACAGAGTAACAGAGTCCTGTTCGATTTATAAATGTAAACTCATGATAATCTGTTATTGTCATTCATCCATTTGTTGTttctctggatctggatctcaGAGGCAGCAGCCTGACCTGGGTTGTCCTGGTGTTCCTCCCCCAACTCCTCTACTGTCTTGCCTattcatatttacattatttatgtttctaCATGTGTCACCTATTGGCGGTTTTTTTGTTCATACTAACAATTCCTTACTGTGGCATTTACAATCATTTCgtttaacatgaaataaaaggaCATAACTAATTTCTGTCGATGTTTCCTTAAACGTCTCTTGACAACGAGCCGCGTCGTCACTTCCGGTCTCGCTGCCCTTCCTTCTTCCGGTGATGGAGGTCTGATTCCGTGTGAACGTAGCTGCGCTTCAAACCAGGCTGATCCCGACTAggatccaggaccagaactaGACCCGACAGCGGAAATCACGGTGAGGTCCGAACCGGCTGACGGGTCGGGTTCACGAGGGAGAAGACACGAGCTGAGCGCGGGAACGTGTTTATTTGTCGAGGCCAAACTAGGCCAACTAGCATGCTAGTTAGCAAGTTTGATTAACACCACAAACAAACGATCATTATTATGGCTCAAATTAAATACACCGGAACATGTTAACATTATTGAAAACCGGTTTAGTTTCTCAATTACTTTGAGATTGTTAAACAAATATTAACCTTATGCTGAAATATTAACGgtacttatttttaaatattaaatatatataaccGATGATGGTTTAATATCAATGTAGAGCTCAGGTGTCTGGAGGTAAGAGCCAGTTCTGGCCTCACGTACCGAATTAGAACAGTCAATTACAGTCCACTGGTGAGACAGCTGATCATGGTTAGGGAGGGACAGTCATTTCACGTCTTCTATCTCACAGAAGAACCCCCCATATCTGTCCTCTCCAGATGCCGGTGGCTGTAGGTCCATATGGTCAGACCCAGCCCAGTTGTTTTGACCGAGTCAAGATGGGCTTCATGATGGGGTTTGCAGTAGGAATGGCTGCTGGCGCCATGTTTGGTACTTTCTCCTGTCTCAGGTATCCTTGACCTCTGATCACCTGAACACATTGTCATTGACCACGTAACCTGACAATGTCTCCTCATCCAGGATCGGCATGCGTGGCAGGGAGCTGATGGGGGGCGTGGGGAAGACAATGATGCAGAGCGGGGGGACATTTGGCACCTTCATGGCCATTGGAATGGGGATCCGCTGCTAAGGAGGAGGAAGATCTTCCTCTTCCTTAGTTTGACTGAACAGCTATGGGACATTTCAGAAATCAACAACCACAGCTGTCATTCACGCCCTCACCCTGCCTCTAGTTCTGTCAATAAAAGTTTGTtcaatgtgttttcagtgtttgtgttagaTTGTGTGAAGTGGGAGAGCCACAACTCTCCTGATTGTATGTCAGACTTTGAGTTATTCTCGTAGCAGCAGAGAACTAAACCTGGTCTTGTAGTCTGCAGATCATCAACTGTAGAGAGTGAGAACACACACCTGTGACAtcattagacacacacagactcagaggGGAACAGAGGTAGTTAGATTCTGTGCTAACTGTCAAACTGACCTGTCTTGTCATGAGGTTGTTTCTCCAACAAAGTGTGAGCCTACGTCACCCACTTCCATCAGTGATTCTGTATCTATGCTTAAGTTGTGGCTCTCGGGGAAAGAACAGGTGATGTGTGTATCTGAGATGTTACAGTAGCTTTAGCTGATAAACATCCCCCAGGTCTACTGTGTTTACAGACACTGACacgcacacagagaaaaacactatCACTTTGAGCATTATGAAGCCCTCCCATCACTGACCTTGTGGTGCTGTGACGTCTGTCCCATCCAGAGGGTTCACAATGCCGGGGTAATCTTTACCAAATGACAGATGCTTTATCAGATGCGTCATGTTGATCTGCAGGAGGATGGCataaacagtaaacacaaataagataaaatgtcaaacatgtcTTCAGTGGAAATTATCTTAAGACATGAGGTGTTTTGAATCAACAATAAGCTCAGTCAGCGCAGCAGAACAGACACCTCTGGTCTGACAAAATAACAGACTCATGGACTAATAAAATTaacatatataataaatacaacaatAGGAACAGTGATGTCATAGCTAAGTGGTGATAATGACTCACGTTGTCCAGGCCGAAGCTCTGCAGGTCgtgaactgaaacacaaaagtgtCACATTATTCCACCAGTTCGGTATAATCATTCAAAAGTGTCTTCAGTTATTGATCTGCCGTTAGTCTGATTGATCATTAGTTCAAAGATAAAGATGAACGGCAGCGTACACATTTCCTGTCCACTTTGACCTTGAACCTCATTGGTTTAAATGGCAATCCAACTGTTGGTTTTTTGGTCTAAAATCAAATGATGGGACGGAATCTTCTCCCATGATCAGGACAAAGGAAAAAGCAGGGTCACACTGTCATCACAGTGAGGTGCAGTCAGAGTGACTCCAATCTGCAGCTTTAC
It contains:
- the romo1 gene encoding reactive oxygen species modulator 1 produces the protein MPVAVGPYGQTQPSCFDRVKMGFMMGFAVGMAAGAMFGTFSCLRIGMRGRELMGGVGKTMMQSGGTFGTFMAIGMGIRC